One genomic segment of Penaeus chinensis breed Huanghai No. 1 chromosome 13, ASM1920278v2, whole genome shotgun sequence includes these proteins:
- the LOC125031671 gene encoding crustacyanin-C1 subunit-like encodes MKTSLLFLALAAFAAADKIPDFVVPGKCPLVDERSLYEQQRTNHPKYAGLWYEIALTNNPYQLIHQCVRNEYTFDGTKFNVRSTGIDAKGNPMTRKGQVLPNPFGEPHLSVDYEGSWIAPYVVLDTDYENFSCIYSCSGYNFGYYSDFAFIFSRSPSLADRYYRRCEAAFMNIGVDPSRFTKTTQGSSCTYSSHRSW; translated from the exons ATGAAGACTTCGCTATTGTTCCTTGCTCTCGCAGCCTTCGCTGCTGCCGACAAAATCCCCGATTTCGTCGTGCCGGGAAAATGTCCCCTTGTTGACGAAAGAAGCCTCTATGAGCAACAAAGGACTAATCATCCCAAG TATGCTGGTTTGTGGTATGAAATAGCCCTCACAAACAACCCTTACCAACTTATCCACCAGTGTGTCCGTAACGAATATACCTTTG ATGGAACCAAGTTCAATGTCAGGTCCACTGGTATTGATGCCAAAGGAAACCCAATGACACGTAAGGGTCAGGTTCTGCCGAATCCTTTCGGAGAACCTCATCTTTCCGTGGACTACGAAGGAT CCTGGATTGCTCCCTACGTGGTTCTGGATACTGACTACGAGAACTTCTCGTGCATCTATAGCTGCTCTGGATACAACTTTGGCTACTATTCCGACTTCGCCTTCATCTTCTCCCGCTCACCAAGTCTCGCTGACAGATATTACAGGCGTTGTGAAGCCGCCTTCATGAACATCGGTGTTGACCCCTCTCGCTTCACGAAGACAACGCAGGGTTCATCTTGCACATACAGCAGCCACAGGTCTTGGTAA
- the LOC125031673 gene encoding crustacyanin-A2 subunit-like, with product MLKLLVAAALVALVAAEGIPDFVAPGNCAKVANQDNFDLRRYAGRWYQVQIIDNAYQPYTRCIHSNYDYSDSDNGFKVTTAGFSPNNEYLRLQGKIYPTKDFPAAHMLIDFPTVFAAPYEVIETDYDSYSCVYSCIDTDKYKSEFGFVFSRTPQNSGTAIDRCASVFRRNGVDFSLFNVVPHTAECVYRA from the exons ATGTTGAAGTTACTTGTTGCTGCTGCCCTCGTGGCTCTTGTCGCAGCCGAAGGCATCCCAGATTTCGTAGCTCCTGGAAACTGTGCTAAAGTGGCAAATCAAGACAACTTCGACCTTCGCAGA TATGCTGGTCGTTGGTATCAGGTCCAGATCATCGACAACGCCTACCAGCCATACACTCGCTGCATCCACTCCAACTACGACTACTCTGACTCTGACAATGGCTTTAAGGTTACCACAGCTGGATTCAGCCCCAACAACGAGTACCTGAGACTGCAGGGCAAGATCTACCCCACAAAGGATTTCCCAGCTGCCCACATGCTCATTGATTTCCCTAccg TTTTCGCCGCTCCCTATGAAGTGATCGAGACTGACTACGACAGCTATTCCTGCGTGTATTCCTGCATTGACACAGACAAGTACAAGTCCGAGTTCGGCTTTGTGTTCTCCCGTACTCCACAGAACTCCGGTACAGCGATTGACAGGTGTGCCTCCGTATTCCGCAGGAACGGCGTCGACTTCTCCCTTTTCAACGTAGTTCCTCATACAGCCGAATGTGTTTACAGGGCATGA